The Stigmatella ashevillena genomic sequence GCAGTGCCGTCACGAAGAAGGGCACGGTGTTGCGGCTGGGTACCCCCTGGAGCGTCCACACGCCCAGCTCATCCGCCTGGGTCGGCTGCCCGGTAGGGCCTCCCGTGATGGGATCAAACGCGAAGATGGAGGAATTCTGCACGGCGGAGAACCCGTACAGCGGCCCCTGGTCCAGCAGGAAGGGCGCGCAGCGGATGTCCGGGAACGGGCAGCCCACGAGGTTGATGAAGAAGGCCTCCGGATCCCACGCGAAGCCCGACAGCTGCGTGGTGGTCGTCGAGGGGTCCACATCGACGTATTCCGGCGTGGGGTAGATGTCGGACTCGGGCGGCTGATCATCCGAGCCGCAGGCACCCAGCAACAGCGTGCCGGCCAGGAGGGTTCCGTAACGAAGGGTTCGGTTCATGGCGGGACGGAGATCCTTCAATTCGCGGGGAGGATGTGGCCCTTGGGGGCGGTGTCCACGTGGCAGCTCTGCGCACAGTTGCCGAAGCGGCTCGGCTCACCCGTGTTGGAGAACTTCACCTGGAAGTACTGGTTGTCGTGCGCCGAGGGGTGGCACGAGGCGCACACGGTGATGCTGGGCCGCAGCGCGCTCTCGCGCGTCAGGTGGCACATCGTGCAGTCGCCCTTGTCCGCCGGGTAGCGCGGCGAGCTCATGTGGATCTTGTGCGTGAAGTCCTGGGGCCGGTTGTACAAGTCGTTGTTGAACGAGTGGCACACTTTGCAGCTCTCCACGTGGTCCACGGACAGGCCGTGGCGCAGGTTGTCCAGGGAGAGCACGCCGCGGTGGCAGATCTGGCAGTTGCCCACCGCGTTCGGATAGGTGGTGCGCTCTTCCTGACCCACCTGGAAGAAGAAGGGGTTGAGCTTCGAGGTGCGCTCGCCCATGAAGTAGCGGTTGCTCTTGATGAGCGCCACGTACGTGCCGGGCTCGGCGGTCGCGGGCAGGGTGCGCGTCACCCGCGTCGGCCACTGCATGAAGTGCTGGCCGGTGGGCAGCCGCACGGTGGCAGGCTCATCCACCAGCGCCCAGAAGAAGTCCGGACCGTAGAACGGGGACTTCTCGGTCGGGTTGCTGCGCGGGGTCATCTTGTGGAGGGGCCCTGCAATCTGCACCGCCGGGACCATGTCGTACTCGAGCAGCGTGTCCAGGAAGGGGATCTGCGTGTAGATGAGGCCGTTGCTCTTGCCCGTGACCGAATCGAAGCCGCTGGGCAGGCTCAGCTCGTTGTGCAGGCGGTTGCCGTCGTTGTCGCGGATGTCCACGAAGAGGTTCATCGTCTCGCCCGGCATGTAGAACTTGCCGTTGGCGGGCCTTGAGAGCTTCAGGCGCGGATCCAAGCCGAAGCCACACGTCTTGGGGTTGCCCGAGGCATCCGTGCACCCCGGCTCCACCTCGTTGGGCGGCACGAAGTCCACCGGGAAGTAGAACGGCTCTTTGGGCAGCTGGCTCCACGTGACGCGGATGGCGCCGGGGCCGCGCAGATCGCCCACCTCGAACGTCTTGAAGGGGTTGGTGCTGCCCACGAAGTCCAGCCGCGCCATGGTGCGGAACACCGGGGGCGACGGCGGCCACCCCGGAAGCTGGGGCGTGGGGTGCACCTCGGTGTCGCCGGGGAACTGCGGGGGCAGCACCCGCTCCATGCGCCACATGATGCGCGAGTGGCCGGCCGACGAGGTGTCGGTGATAAACTCGGCGCGCTCGTAGCTCACCGGGGTACCGACCACGGTGCCGTCCGCGTTGAGCACCTCGACCGTGAAGGTGTCGCCCCGCACCTTGCGCCAGTCCGCGTTGTCGAAGAGCACCTGGCGCGCCCACGAATCCTGGGTGGAGCCCGGCACCGCGGGGACGAACTTCCACTCGTCCGACACCTGGCCCAGGTTGCTCCAGTTCAGGTTCTTGAGCCGGGACTGGGTCTTGATCCACCGGACCGGCTCGGCCAGGTCACCGGCATTCTGGTGCCCTTCCCTGTCGACGACGGTGTCGGTGATGGTGAACTGGTTGAGGAAGTACTTGGTCCGGCTCTGGATGCGCAGCCGCCCGGTGGGGGGCACGAGCGTGTTGGTCGGCTCGTTCAGGGGCGTCGCCAGGCTCGGGCACAGCGTGGGGTAGCTGTCCGGCACGGGCGAATCGCCCTTGGCTCCCATCTGACCGTCGGGCATCACCGCGCAGCCGTTGAACTGCTGCAGGCTGAGGCGGATCGCTCCCGAGGCCGCGGCCTGGTAGGGATCAAAGACTTTGGCGCCCCGTCCCGAGGCGTTCTCGGCATCACTCACCGAGAGCAGATCACAACCGACGGTAGGTACCAGGAGTGCACAGAGTGCACCGGTCAGCAGATTGGAGCGTTTCATGAGCACTGAGGAGGCGATCTGCGGGAGGGGAAAGGTTCAGTCATGCAGGGGGGAGGGGCATGCACTCCCCTCCCCCGCAACCACTTAGGGAATCTTGCCGGCGTAGGCCTGGACCCAGTTCGCCATCTCCAGCGCCTGCTCGTCGTTGAGCAGATCGTGGTAGGTGGGCATCTGGGTTCCCGGCGAGGTGGCCTCCGGGTTGCGGATCCACCGGGCCACCTCGGCGGCCGGCTTGCCGACGGCCGGCTTGAGCCGGTCGCGGTACTTGGCGCCCTCGCCATGGCACAGCGCGCAGCCCAGATCGCTGAAGAGCTTCTCGGGACCGGCCTGGAAATTGGCCTTCACGCGCGGCGCGGCATCCGCGGGCACCACGTCCTCGGCCTTGGGGACCGACTGCAGGAAGGTGTAGAGCGCCTGCACGTCCACGTCGTCCAGGTTGCGCACCCGGATCATCGGCAGGCGCAGCGGGATGCCTTCCCGGTTGATGCCGTGCTGCAGGGCGCGGGAGAACTCCGGCACGGTGTACTGGGCCAGGCCCGCCTGCCCGAAGGTGATGTTGGTGGAGTAGATGCCGCCCTCGGGCGTGTCCACGAACTTGAAGCCGCCCTTGAACGCGTCCGGCCCCCGGGCCTTCGCGCCGTCCACGCCGGGCGTGTGGCACTCGGCGCACACGTAGACGTCCTGCGCCAGGTAGGCGCCCCACTCCACCGTG encodes the following:
- a CDS encoding c-type cytochrome: MVKKILIGVGGLVVALVLLVVVLFLVASSKLSATVEAPLPPITAATDAQSIARGKHIFESVCYDCHVQDGSGHAAGGVMPDLPKVFGAVITANLTSHPTAGIKSVSDGLLARAVRFGVRRDGHRLVTMPLFGMSDEDLAAVIGYMRTNDELFAPDERVQTPPQLSPVGKLALGMGLAPLPTWPASGLQAPPKGPTVEWGAYLAQDVYVCAECHTPGVDGAKARGPDAFKGGFKFVDTPEGGIYSTNITFGQAGLAQYTVPEFSRALQHGINREGIPLRLPMIRVRNLDDVDVQALYTFLQSVPKAEDVVPADAAPRVKANFQAGPEKLFSDLGCALCHGEGAKYRDRLKPAVGKPAAEVARWIRNPEATSPGTQMPTYHDLLNDEQALEMANWVQAYAGKIP